A stretch of Alligator mississippiensis isolate rAllMis1 chromosome 14, rAllMis1, whole genome shotgun sequence DNA encodes these proteins:
- the ABR gene encoding active breakpoint cluster region-related protein isoform X5: MEILLVVRLCCNCTYALLYKPIDRVMRSTLVLHDLLKHTPADHPDYPLLQDALRISQNFLSSINEDIDPRRTAVTTPKGEARQLVKDGFLVEVSEGSRKLRHVFLFTDVLLCAKLKKTGVGKHQQYDCKWYVPLADLVFPAPEETEPCAQVHPIPDHELEDMKMKISVIKSEVQKEKAGKGQSRAIERLKKKMFENEFWLLLNSPTIPFRIHNRNGKSYLFLLSSDYERSEWREAIQKLQKKDLQAFVLSSVELQVLTGSCFKLRTVHNIPVTSNKDDDESPGLYGFLHVIVHSATGFKQSANLYCTLEVDSFGYFVSKAKTRVFRDTAEPQWNEEFEIELEGSQSLRILCYEKCYDKTKVNKDNNEIVDKIMGKGQIQLDPQAVQTKNWHMDVIEMNGIKVEFSMKFTSRDMSLKRTPSKKQTGVFGVKISVVTKRERSKVPYIVRQCIEEVEKRGIEEVGIYRISGVATDIQALKAVFDANNKDILVMLSDMDINAIAGTLKLYFRELPEPLLTDRLYPAFMEGIALSDPAAKENCMMHLLRSLPDPNLITFLFLLEHLKRVAEKEPVNKMSLHNLATVFGPTLLRPSEGESKGHPTLASDIWSHDVMAQVQVLLYYLQHPPISFAELKRNTLYFSTDV; this comes from the exons ATGGAAATCCTCCTTGTCGTCCGGCTCTGCTGTAACTGCACCTACG CGCTGCTGTACAAGCCCATCGACCGTGTGATGCGGAGCACCCTGGTCCTGCAT GACCTGCTCAAGCACACGCCGGCCGACCACCCCGACTACCCGCTGCTCCAGGATGCCCTCCGCATCTCCCAGAACTTCCTGTCCAGCATCAATGAGGACATCGACCCCCGGCGGACGGCCGTCACTACTCCCAAGGGCGAG GCCCGGCAGCTGGTCAAGGACGGCTTCCTGGTGGAGGTGTCGGAGGGCTCGCGAAAGCTGCGCCACGTCTTCCTCTTCACCGACGTGCTGCTCTGTGCCAAGCTGAAGAAGacgggtgtggg AAAGCACCAGCAATACGACTGCAAGTGGTACGTGCCGCTGGCCGACCTGGTCTTCCCAGCGCCTGAGGAGACGGAGCCGTGCGCACAAGTGCACCCCATCCCCGACCACGAGCTGGAGGACATGAAGATGAAGATCTCGGTCATCAAGAGTGAGGTGCAGAAGGAG aAGGCCGGCAAGGGGCAGAGCCGGGCCATCGAGCGCCTCAAAAAGAAGATGTTCGAGAATGAGTTCTGGCTGCTCCTCAACTCGCCGACCATCCCCTTCCGCATTCACAACCGCAACGGCAAG AGCTACCTGTTCCTGCTCTCCTCCGACTACGAGCGATCCGAGTGGCGGGAGGCCATCCAGAAGCTGCAGAAGAAGG aCCTCCAGGCCTTCGTGCTGAGCTCGgtggagctgcaggtgctcacgGGGTCCTGCTTCAAGCTGCGCACGGTGCACAACATCCCAGTCACCAGCAATAAGGATG ATGACGAGTCCCCGGGGCTCTATGGCTTCCTGCACGTCATCGTCCACTCGGCCACGGGCTTCAAACAGTCTGCCA ACCTGTACTGCACACTGGAGGTGGACTCCTTCGGGTACTTTGTCAGCAAAGCCAAGACCAGGGTTTTTCGGGACACGGCCGAGCCTCAGTGGAACGAG GAGTTCGAGATCGAGCTGGAGGGCTCCCAGTCGCTGCGGATCCTCTGCTACGAGAAGTGCTACGACAAGACCAAGGTCAACAAGGACAACAACGAGATCGTGGACAAGATCATGGGCAAGGGGCAGATCCAG ctggatccGCAGGCCGTGCAGACCAAGAACTGGCACATGGACGTGATCGAGATGAATGGG aTCAAAGTGGAGTTCTCCATGAAGTTCACGAGCCGCGACATGAGCCTGAAGCGGACCCCGTCCAAGAAGCAGACCGGCGTCTTTGGGGTTAAAATCAGTGTCGTGACaaa GCGGGAGCGCTCCAAGGTGCCGTACATCGTGCGCCAGTGCATCGAGGAGGTGGAGAAGAGGGGCATCGAGGAGGTCGGCATCTACCGCATCTCGGGGGTCGCCACCGACATCCAGGCACTGAAGGCCGTCTTTGATGCCA ACAACAAGGATATCCTGGTGATGCTGAGTGACATGGACATCAACGCCATCGCTGGCACGCTCAAGCTGTACTTCCGCGAGCTGCCAGAACCGCTCCTCACTGACCggctctaccctgccttcatggAGGGCATCG CCCTCTCGGACCCCGCAGCCAAGGAGAACTGCATGATGCACCTCCTGCGCTCGCTGCCGGACCCCAATCTCatcaccttcctcttcctgctggaaCACTTGAAAAG GGTTGCCGAGAAGGAGCCTGTCAACAAAATGTCCCTCCACAACCTGGCCACGGTCTTCGGCCCCACCCTGCTGAGGCCCTCGGAGGGGGAGAGCAAAGGGCACCCCACCCTGGCCTCCGACATCTGGTCCCACGATGTGATGGCGCAG GTCCAGGTTCTGCTCTACTACCTGCAGCATCCTCCCATCTCCTTTGCGGAGCTGAAGCGCAACACACTCTACTTCTCCACGGACGTGTAG
- the ABR gene encoding active breakpoint cluster region-related protein isoform X6: protein MTDVLVQPDCSLSAACERLDHCCLEAGNEPGAKRPPNTGARLWGRVRSKLLRQKLDPQAVQTKNWHMDVIEMNGIKVEFSMKFTSRDMSLKRTPSKKQTGVFGVKISVVTKRERSKVPYIVRQCIEEVEKRGIEEVGIYRISGVATDIQALKAVFDANNKDILVMLSDMDINAIAGTLKLYFRELPEPLLTDRLYPAFMEGIALSDPAAKENCMMHLLRSLPDPNLITFLFLLEHLKRVAEKEPVNKMSLHNLATVFGPTLLRPSEGESKGHPTLASDIWSHDVMAQVQVLLYYLQHPPISFAELKRNTLYFSTDV, encoded by the exons ATGACGGACGTGCTGGTGCAGCCGGACTGCAGCCTGAGCGCGGCATGCGAGCGCCTGGACCACTGCTGCCTGGAGGCCGGCAACGAGCCCGGGGCCAAGCGCCCCCCCAACACGGGCGCCCGGCTCTGGGGCCGCGTGCGCAGCAAGCTGCTCCGCCAGAAG ctggatccGCAGGCCGTGCAGACCAAGAACTGGCACATGGACGTGATCGAGATGAATGGG aTCAAAGTGGAGTTCTCCATGAAGTTCACGAGCCGCGACATGAGCCTGAAGCGGACCCCGTCCAAGAAGCAGACCGGCGTCTTTGGGGTTAAAATCAGTGTCGTGACaaa GCGGGAGCGCTCCAAGGTGCCGTACATCGTGCGCCAGTGCATCGAGGAGGTGGAGAAGAGGGGCATCGAGGAGGTCGGCATCTACCGCATCTCGGGGGTCGCCACCGACATCCAGGCACTGAAGGCCGTCTTTGATGCCA ACAACAAGGATATCCTGGTGATGCTGAGTGACATGGACATCAACGCCATCGCTGGCACGCTCAAGCTGTACTTCCGCGAGCTGCCAGAACCGCTCCTCACTGACCggctctaccctgccttcatggAGGGCATCG CCCTCTCGGACCCCGCAGCCAAGGAGAACTGCATGATGCACCTCCTGCGCTCGCTGCCGGACCCCAATCTCatcaccttcctcttcctgctggaaCACTTGAAAAG GGTTGCCGAGAAGGAGCCTGTCAACAAAATGTCCCTCCACAACCTGGCCACGGTCTTCGGCCCCACCCTGCTGAGGCCCTCGGAGGGGGAGAGCAAAGGGCACCCCACCCTGGCCTCCGACATCTGGTCCCACGATGTGATGGCGCAG GTCCAGGTTCTGCTCTACTACCTGCAGCATCCTCCCATCTCCTTTGCGGAGCTGAAGCGCAACACACTCTACTTCTCCACGGACGTGTAG